The nucleotide window TCCCATGCGGCACCCCACCTGGGTGGACACGCACAGGGTGTTGTACCGGTTCATGGGAACGATGACAGATTCAATTTTTCGACCGTCGGACAGCCGGGTGATGAATTTGGTCAAATCCCCTTCTTCAAAGATATCCACCACTTTTCCCGGTGCCAGCACCAGGGCCTGTTCAAGGGATCGGGCCAGGGCACCAGATACGGCAAACTCCGGCGCCTTGAACGGCACAGTGTTGCCGTGTTTAAATATTTCTCTGTACAGGGCCCGGGCATGAAACCGGCCTTTGCCATAATCGGTTTCAAAGATGCGGACCAGCTGATTCAGGGTCAATGCCAGTATATTCATCAAAAATGCATATTTTTTGGGTTTTGGGTTTTGGGTTTTGGGTTTTGGGTTTTGGGTTTTGGGTTTTGGGAAATCTATCCCAGCGGACACCGCCTGTCAACCTGAACATGTTTCATCCGGATCCCGGGTTTTCTGCACAGCGGAGTCCCCGGAGGGGTGGCTTGCTGACGGACTGTCGGAGCCACTCCGTGGATTCCAGGCCGGCAGTGAGCCACCCCTCCGGGGACGGCACTCTGCCGAACACGTCACTTTTCTGGCGCACAGACCTTCCCTGGAAAACCGGTTGACCCCGGCCGGACACTGTCGTATTACAGCGGATATGAAATCAATTTTCCAATGGTCAAAAAATCTCAACATCCGGACCAAGCTGCTGGGGGGTCACACTTTGGTGATCATCATCGCCGTGCTGGCGGGCGGCGGCTTCATCCTCTCCCGGGTCCAGACCACCATTGAAACCCATATTGAAAGCGAACTCACCAATGCCACGGCCGGGATCCGCCATATGGTGCGCACGGCCGCATCCACCTCCATTAAAAATCATTTGCGGGCCGTGGCGGAAAAAAACCTGGAAATCATCCAGGCAGTGTATCAGGAGTTTGAACAGGGAAAAATCACGGAACATGAGGCCAAAGATCTGTGCAAAAAAATCCTGTTCAGCCAGACCATCGGCAGGACCGGCTATATTTTCTGTGCCAACACCCAAGGCATTGCAGCAGAACACCCCAATCCCGGGGTGACCGGCAAGCGGTTCATGGACCGGTCGTTTGTCCGGGAGATGATCCGCATGAAAACCGGATACCTGGAATATGACTGGAAAAACCCGGAAGAAGACGTCATGAAGCCCAAGGCCATGTACATGAGCTATTTTGCACCCTGGGACTGGATCATTGCCGTATCCACCTACCGGGAAGAGTTCAGACATTTGATCGAGATCTCTGATTTCAGAAAAAGTATCCTGGAACTGAGTTTTGGAAAGACGGGATACGCATACATCCACGATTCATCCGGAAACCTGATCGTTCATCCGTTCATGACCGGCAATTACTTGGATGCCCAGGACAAAGACGGCCGGTATTTTGTCCGGGACCTGTGTGAAAAAAAGAGCGGAAAGGCTGTATATTCCTGGAAAAATCCCGACGAAGCCGAGGCCCGGGAAAAACTGGTGATCTTCAACTATATCCCGGAATATGACTGGATTGTGGCATCGGCCAGCTACCTGGACGAGATCTATGCCCCTTTGAACACGGTCTCATCCATTGTCATGGGAATTGTGGCCCTTATTTTTCTTTTGATAACAGGATCTTACCTGTGGGTGAACCGGTCGGTCATCACGCCTTTGCAGTCGTTGATGAAACGGTTTGACCAGGGCGCGGCCGGTGATTTTTCCGTGCGAATGCCCGTGACCACCACGGATGAAATCGGGCAGCTGGCCGGATATTTCAACCGGTTCATGGACAAGCTGGATGTATCCCGCCGGAAGCTGGAATCGGAAATCCGTATGCGGAAAAAAAACGAGCAGGCCCTGCGCCTGTCCGACGAAATGTTTTCCAAAGCGTTTCGCAGCAACCCGGCCGGCATGTTCATTGCCGTGCTGTCCGACAGCCGGATCATCAACGCCAATGACAGTTTCCTGAACATCACGGGCTACAGCCTGATGGATCTTCTGGGCAGAGAAATTCTCACCCTTGATTTTTTCACCCCCCGTCAGGAAGGGCGGTGGCTGTTCACGGAAATCAGGGAGCGCCGGCCTGTGAAAAACAAAGAGATCGTTTTTTGGAACCGTGCCAAAGAACGCCGCCAGGGGATCATTTCCGCCGAGCGGGTGATGGTCTGGGGAGAAGCCTGTCTTCTGGCAGCCATGGAAGATATAACAGACGCCCGGCGCCTGGAACAGGAAATTTTAAAAATCGGTCTCCGGGAACGTCAGAACATTGCCATGTCCCTGCATGATGATTTGTGCCCCCAGCTCATCGGTATCGAGGTCATGGTCAAGATGCTGCATCAGCATCTTGACAACGCCCCGGCCCGAGACACCCTGGCCGGGGAAATCGGGCGGACAAAAAAAATCAGAGCCGTTGTTCAGGACGCCATTCACAAAACACGGACCCTGTCCCGGGGGCTTGAGCCGGTCAACCTGGCGGACCGGGGATTTGATGTGTCTCTGGCATCCCTTGCCGACTATGTCCGGGAAGTGTTTTCCATTGCCTGCTTCCTGGACTGGCAACTGGATCAGCCCCCTTTTACCGATGATACCGAAGCCACCCATGCCTATTACATTGTTCATGAAGCCGTGCACAATGCCGTCAAACATGCCCAGGCCACCCGGATCGACATGGTTCTGACCCGGGATTCAGAAAACATCCGCATGGAAATCTTTGACAACGGCAACGGATTTGATTTTTCAACCAAAACCCGGGGTATGGGGATCCGGATCATGACCTGGCGGGCTGCCCGCATCCGTGCCACCCTGGCCTTTGAACCCATGTCACCCAGCGGTACCCGGGTCACCCTGGAGATTGCCCGACATCCTTTTGACAGGAACGCCTGACCATGAAAAAAATTGCCATTCTCATCGTTGAAGATCACCCCATTTTCCGGATGGGAATCAAGGACATGATCGATCATGAGCCGGATATGCAGGTCTGCGGTGAAGCCGAAGATGTGGACACCGCCATCGGCCTGATCCAGTCTTTGAAACCGGATCTGGTCATCGTGGATCTGTCTTTAAAGAACAGCACGGGCGTGGATCTGATCAAAGAGATCCATGACCGATTCCCCTCCTGTGCCGCCCTGGTCCTGTCCATGCACGATGAATCCCTGCATGCGGAACGCTGCCTTCAGGCCGGTGCCAAAGGGTACATCATGAAACAGGAAGCTTCGGAATCCGTGGTGGAAGCCATCCGCAACATCATGGCCGGACACATTCACGTCAGCCGGAAAATCATGAATCATCTTTTGACCATCTACCAGAACCAGCCGGCCACGGCCCATGAATCCCCTTTGAAACGGATTTCAGACAGGGAACTTCAGATCTTCAGGCTGATCGGCCTGGGACTTTCCTCCAAGCAGATCGCCGTGCAGCTGAACCTCAGCATCAAAACCGTGGGCACCTACCAGGAACGCATCAAGGAAAAACTGAATCTGAAAACCGCCCGGGAGCTGCTCCGGCATGCCGTGATCTGGGTGGAAACCGGGCACATGGACCCTTTTGACCGCCTGTAGGCATTTCCCCTACACCCTTTTGGGTATCCCCCCTATTTTATTTTTTTGAAAACCGGTCTATGAATACAATCCATCGGTTTTTTCATTAAAACATCACATACCAAGGAGGCTTCATGAAAACCAGACTGATCACTCCCACACCCAGTGCCCATGCCTATCCATTGCTTATCAAGAACCTGCTGGACACGCCGTTGATCTATTCCCCGGACCAGGAGATCGTATACCGGGACCAGCACCGGTATACCTACAAAACCTTCAGCCAGCGGGTCAAACAGCTGGCTGCCATGCTGGAAAACTTAGGCGTTCGCCCCGGAGACACCGTGGCCGTCATGGACTGGGATTCCCACCGGTATCTGGAATGTTTTTTTGCCGTGCCCATGATGGGGGCCGTACTGCACACCATCAACATCCGGCTGACCCCGGAACAGCTCATATACACCATCAACCATGCCGAAGATGACGTGATCCTGGTGAACACGGAATTTGTGCCGCTTCTGGCATCCGTGAAAGACCGGTTTAACACCGTGAAAAAAGTGGTGGTGCTGTCTGATACCGGAGAAATCCCGGAATCGGATCTTGACTTTGCCGGAGAATATGAAGCCCTCATGGCTGAAACGCCTGCGGAATATGAATTTGCCGAGTTTGACGAAAACACCATGGCCACCACGTTTTACACCACCGGCACCACAGGCATGCCCAAAGGGGTGTTTTTCAGCCACCGCCAGATTGTTCTGCACACCTATGCGACCCTGTCCGTGCTGTGCGGCTATGCCCACCAGGCCAACATCACATCCAATGACGTGTACATGCCCATGACCCCGATGTTCCATGTCCATGCCTGGGGCATGCCGTATCTGATGACGCTGCTGGGGGCCAAACAGGTGTATCCGGGCCGGTATGAACCGGAAATGCTGCTCAAGCTCATTCTCACGGAAAACGTCACCTATTCCCACTGCGTGCCCACCATCATGAACATGCTGGTCACAAGTCCTGCCATCAACCAGGTGGATCTGACCGGGTGGAAGGTGATCATCGGCGGGTCGGCTTTGTCCAGGGGATTGTGCGCCCAGGCGTTGAAACACGGTATCAACCTGTATACGGGGTACGGCATGTCCGAAACCTGTCCCGTGCTGAGCCTGGCCATGATCAAGCCCCATCTCATGGAAACGGATCAGGATGAACAGGTGGCCATCCGGTGCATGACGGGCCTGCCGATTCCCCATGTCCAGATGAAAATCGTGGACATGAAGGGCAATGCACTGCCCCATGACGGCAAAACCGCGGGCGAGGTGGTGGTCAGGGCGCCCTGGCTGACCCAGGGATACATCAAATCCGAAGAAAAAAGCGAGGAACTGTGGGCCGACGGCTGGCTTCACACAGGCGACATCGGTGTCATCGATGCCCACGGGTATCTTAGGATCACGGACCGGCTCAAGGATGTGATCAAGACCGGCGGGGAATGGATCTCATCCCTGGAGCTGGAAGATATCATCAGCCGGCATGAGGCCGTCAGTGAAGTGGCCGTGGTGGGGGTTGCCGATGACAAATGGGGGGAACGGCCGCTTGCCATGGTGGTGATCAAGGACGCGTTCCGTGGCAAAGTCAGTGAAAAAGATATCCAGGACCACTGCATGGGATTTGTGGAAAAAGGGCAGATTCCCAAGTACGGGGTTCCGACCCGGATCATTCTGGATGCGGACATCCCCAAGACATCTGTGGGAAAAATCAGCAAAAAAGATATCCGGTCCCAGTACCAATGATCCCGGCAGCCTGACGGTTGAACCGGTTGATTTCCAGGTGGGGCCGACAGCCTTGGGCCGCACCTGGAAATCCGCTGTCCGGATTTATTGTCCGGTTTTATTTTCCGGCTCAGCCGGCGGGTTCAACTGTCCGGTTCAGTCAGCTGATCCAGCCGCCTTTTTCAGCCCGTTTCAATCCCTGGATCAATCCGCCACAAACAGGTTGATGGGCTCGATATACACGGGATCTTCATCATCCAGGACCTTTATCAGGTCTTTGTGCATGCGCTGTTTCAATTCCTTGAAAATGCCCCGTTTTTTGTCAAACGCCGCGGCAAAGGCCAGGGCCTCGGTCATGAGGTGATCCTGGTCGTCGCAGGCCTTGACGATCACTCCATTTGCTTCAAGTTCCTGGGCCGTCATACGCTGACCCGACAGAATCATCCGGTTGAACAGCGGTTCCGGCACGGCCTTGCGCACAAACGCCACCATACCGGGCAAAAACGGAATCCCCACATCCACTTCGGGAAAGCAGAAAAACCCTCGGTCCTTTTTCATGAACCTGAAATCACAGGCACAGGAAACAATGGCACCATTGCCGAATGCATGGCCGTTGATGGCCGCGACCACGGGCACGGGAAACAGCAGCAGGCGCTTGAAGATCCGGTTCATGTCATACATGAACGCCTTGACCGTGTCATGGTCTTTGTCCTGGATCTTTTTGCCGATCCATTCCACATCGATGCCCTGGGAAAAGTTCTTTTCATCTGTCGATGTCAGGACCACAGCCCGGACATCGGCATCCTCCTCGATCTGATCCAGACAGGCGTTCAATTCTTGAGAAAATATCCGGTTCATCCGGTTGGGTCCGTTGCACATTGTCAACACCGCCGTTCGGTTGTCTTTTTTCCATGTCACCACCGGCATATCGTCTTGCTCCTTGTGTGGTTAAAGTTACATTCACCGGCCGCACCATGCAGCCGATGATTCTATTTATATGGTGTACGCCCTGACATCAAGATCTTTTCATGAATCAGTTTTGCGATCCCTTGTAAAACGGTCCGTTCCCGCACCCGCCCCGGTTGATCTCCTCCCAGTTCCGAAAGGTTGCGTATACGTCCGGATCGATGGGGTAATCCCAGGAACCGGCCCGGTGAGCGACCCTTCCTCCGAACCCGGTTTTGAACCGGTACAGCCCGAAAAAAGGATGGTCCGGAAAACAGGCCGGAGAGACAGCCCCCATATCATAGATTTTGCAGTTCTGGGATTTGGCATATCGGATCGTTTCCCAGTGCAGGGCATAACTGGCCATGAAATTCCGTTTTGTCATGGCAGATGCCCCATACAGAAAATACGCGGTTTGTTTTGTGATGGCGACAATGGCCCCGGCCAGAACATCTTTGCCGTGAACCGCCA belongs to Desulfotignum phosphitoxidans DSM 13687 and includes:
- a CDS encoding enoyl-CoA hydratase/isomerase family protein → MPVVTWKKDNRTAVLTMCNGPNRMNRIFSQELNACLDQIEEDADVRAVVLTSTDEKNFSQGIDVEWIGKKIQDKDHDTVKAFMYDMNRIFKRLLLFPVPVVAAINGHAFGNGAIVSCACDFRFMKKDRGFFCFPEVDVGIPFLPGMVAFVRKAVPEPLFNRMILSGQRMTAQELEANGVIVKACDDQDHLMTEALAFAAAFDKKRGIFKELKQRMHKDLIKVLDDEDPVYIEPINLFVAD
- a CDS encoding fatty acid--CoA ligase yields the protein MKTRLITPTPSAHAYPLLIKNLLDTPLIYSPDQEIVYRDQHRYTYKTFSQRVKQLAAMLENLGVRPGDTVAVMDWDSHRYLECFFAVPMMGAVLHTINIRLTPEQLIYTINHAEDDVILVNTEFVPLLASVKDRFNTVKKVVVLSDTGEIPESDLDFAGEYEALMAETPAEYEFAEFDENTMATTFYTTGTTGMPKGVFFSHRQIVLHTYATLSVLCGYAHQANITSNDVYMPMTPMFHVHAWGMPYLMTLLGAKQVYPGRYEPEMLLKLILTENVTYSHCVPTIMNMLVTSPAINQVDLTGWKVIIGGSALSRGLCAQALKHGINLYTGYGMSETCPVLSLAMIKPHLMETDQDEQVAIRCMTGLPIPHVQMKIVDMKGNALPHDGKTAGEVVVRAPWLTQGYIKSEEKSEELWADGWLHTGDIGVIDAHGYLRITDRLKDVIKTGGEWISSLELEDIISRHEAVSEVAVVGVADDKWGERPLAMVVIKDAFRGKVSEKDIQDHCMGFVEKGQIPKYGVPTRIILDADIPKTSVGKISKKDIRSQYQ
- a CDS encoding response regulator transcription factor; this encodes MKKIAILIVEDHPIFRMGIKDMIDHEPDMQVCGEAEDVDTAIGLIQSLKPDLVIVDLSLKNSTGVDLIKEIHDRFPSCAALVLSMHDESLHAERCLQAGAKGYIMKQEASESVVEAIRNIMAGHIHVSRKIMNHLLTIYQNQPATAHESPLKRISDRELQIFRLIGLGLSSKQIAVQLNLSIKTVGTYQERIKEKLNLKTARELLRHAVIWVETGHMDPFDRL
- a CDS encoding cache domain-containing protein, which codes for MKSIFQWSKNLNIRTKLLGGHTLVIIIAVLAGGGFILSRVQTTIETHIESELTNATAGIRHMVRTAASTSIKNHLRAVAEKNLEIIQAVYQEFEQGKITEHEAKDLCKKILFSQTIGRTGYIFCANTQGIAAEHPNPGVTGKRFMDRSFVREMIRMKTGYLEYDWKNPEEDVMKPKAMYMSYFAPWDWIIAVSTYREEFRHLIEISDFRKSILELSFGKTGYAYIHDSSGNLIVHPFMTGNYLDAQDKDGRYFVRDLCEKKSGKAVYSWKNPDEAEAREKLVIFNYIPEYDWIVASASYLDEIYAPLNTVSSIVMGIVALIFLLITGSYLWVNRSVITPLQSLMKRFDQGAAGDFSVRMPVTTTDEIGQLAGYFNRFMDKLDVSRRKLESEIRMRKKNEQALRLSDEMFSKAFRSNPAGMFIAVLSDSRIINANDSFLNITGYSLMDLLGREILTLDFFTPRQEGRWLFTEIRERRPVKNKEIVFWNRAKERRQGIISAERVMVWGEACLLAAMEDITDARRLEQEILKIGLRERQNIAMSLHDDLCPQLIGIEVMVKMLHQHLDNAPARDTLAGEIGRTKKIRAVVQDAIHKTRTLSRGLEPVNLADRGFDVSLASLADYVREVFSIACFLDWQLDQPPFTDDTEATHAYYIVHEAVHNAVKHAQATRIDMVLTRDSENIRMEIFDNGNGFDFSTKTRGMGIRIMTWRAARIRATLAFEPMSPSGTRVTLEIARHPFDRNA